A stretch of the Macaca mulatta isolate MMU2019108-1 chromosome 16, T2T-MMU8v2.0, whole genome shotgun sequence genome encodes the following:
- the AATK gene encoding serine/threonine-protein kinase LMTK1 isoform X6, which translates to MAAGVPEPCADLAGSCQGPSTGLLPLGPGAVQLLKSTDLGRHSLLYLKEIGHGWFGKVFLGEVNSGVSSAQVVVKELQASASVQEQMQFLEEVQPYRALKHSNLLQCLAQCAEVTPYLLVMEFCPLGDLKGYLRSCRVAESMAPDPLTLQRMACEVACGVLHLHRNNYVHSDLALRNCLLTADLTVKIGDYGLAHCKYREDYFVTADQLWVPLRWIAPELVDEVHSNLLVVDQTKSGNVWSLGVTIWELFELGTQPYPQHSDQQVLAYAVREQQLKLPKPQLQLTLSDRWYEVMQFCWLQPEQRPTAEEVHLLLSYLCAKGATEAEEEFERRWRSLRPGGGGVGPGPGAAGPTLGGVVELAAASSFPLLEQFAGDGFHADGDDVLTVTETSRGLNFEYKWEAGRGAEAFPATLSPDRPARLQELCAPDGAPPGVVPVLSAHSPSLGSEYFIRLEEATPAAGHDPDCAGCAPSSPAIADQDEDSDGSTAASLAMEPLLGHGPPADVPWGRGDLYPRGSLVRDQLCPSRSPSPSPSAGPLRLAEGRAKDADWGVAAFCSPFFEDPLGTSPLGSSGAPPLPLTGEEELEEVGARTAAQRGHWRSNVSANNNSGSRCPESWDPSSVGYHADGCCSPKQPPRASPEPAYPGESLLGLQAASSAQEPGCCPGLPHLCPAQGLAPAPCLVTPSWTEAPGSGGDHLQAEPKLATEAEGTAGPCLSLPSVPSPSQEGAPLPSEEASAPDAPGALPDSPTPAAGGEVSATKPASTLNGGGSSPEVEAPSSEDEDTAEATSGIFTDTSSDGLQAERLDVVPAFRSLQKQVGTPDSVDSLDIPSSASDGGYEVFSPSAAGPSGGQPRALDSGYDTENYESPEFVLKESQEGCEPQAFGELTSEGEGPGPEIRLSASLSGLNEKNPYRDSAYFSDLETEAEPTSGPEKCGGDQGPGPELGLPSTGQPSAQASLRPGVPGEAQGSGPGEVLPPPLRLEGSSPDPSTCPSGLVPEPPEPQGPAEVPPGPSPSCSQFFLLTPVPLSSEGNSSELQGPTGLLSGLTPQKRMAGPGTPRAPLRLALPGLPAALEGRPDEEEEDSEDSDESDEELRCYSVQEPSEDSEEEAPAVPVVVAESQSARNLRSLLKMPSLLSEAFCEDLERKKKAVSFFDDVTVYLFDQESPTRELGEPFPGAKESPPTFLMGSPSSPSAPSPPRQADGSPDGSTAKEGGGFAWDDDFPLMQAKAAFAMALDPAAPAPAAPTPAPFSRFTVSPASTSRFSITHVSDSDAESVRGPAAGAGGESKEA; encoded by the exons ATGGCTGCGGGGGTCCCTGAGCCCTGTGCTGACCTTGCTGGGAGCTGCCAGGGACCATCCACGGGGCTACTGCCCTTGGGTCCAGGGGCAG TGCAGCTCCTCAAGTCCACGGACCTGGGCCGGCACAGCCTCCTATACCTGAAGGAAATCGGCCATGGCTGGTTCGGGAAG GTGTTCCTGGGGGAGGTGAACTCTGGCGTCAGCAGTGCCCAGGTGGTGGTGAAGGAGCTGCAGGCCAGCGCCAGCGTGCAGGAGCAGATGCAGTTCCTGGAGGAGGTGCAGCCCTACAG GGCCCTGAAGCACAGCAACCTGCTCCAGTGCCTGGCCCAGTGTGCCGAGGTGACGCCCTACCTGCTGGTGATGGAGTTCTGCCCGCTG GGGGACCTCAAGGGCTACCTGCGGAGCTGCCGGGTGGCGGAGTCCATGGCGCCCGACCCCCTGACCCTGCAGCGTATGGCCTGTGAGGTGGCCTGCGGCGTCCTGCACCTGCATCGGAACAACTACGTGCACAG CGACCTGGCTCTGCGGAACTGCCTACTCACGGCCGACCTGACGGTGAAGATCGGTGACTACggcctggctcactgcaagtacAGA GAAGACTACTTCGTGACCGCCGACCAGCTGTGGGTGCCTCTGCGCTGGATCGCACCGGAGCTGGTGGACGAGGTGCACAGCAACCTGCTTGTTGTGGACCAGACCAAGAGCGGGAATGTGTG GTCCCTGGGCGTGACCATCTGGGAGCTCTTTGAGCTGGGCACGCAGCCCTACCCCCAGCACTCGGACCAGCAGGTGCTGGCGTACGCGGTCCGGGAGCAGCAGCTCAAGCTGCCCAAGCCCCAGCTGCAGCTGACCCTGTCGGACCGCTG GTACGAGGTGATGCAGTTCTGCTGGCTGCAGCCGGAGCAGCGGCCCACAGCTGAGGAGGTGCACCTGCTGCTGTCCTACCTGTGTGCCAAGGGCGCCACCGAAGCAGAGGAGGAGTTTGAGCGGCGCTGGCGCTCTCTGCGGCCCGGCGGGGGCGGCGTGGGTCCTGGGCCGGGTGCGGCGGGGCCCACGCTGGGCGGGGTGGTGGAGCTCGCCGCCGCCTCGTCCTTCCCGCTGCTGGAGCAGTTCGCGGGCGACGGCTTCCACGCGGATGGCGACGACGTGCTGACGGTGACCGAGACCAGCCGAGGCCTCAACTTTGAGTACAAGTGGGAGGCGGGCCGCGGCGCGGAGGCCTTCCCCGCCACGCTCAGTCCGGACCGCCCCGCGCGCCTGCAGGAGCTGTGTGCCCCCGACGGCGCGCCCCCCGGCGTGGTTCCGGTGCTCAGCGCGCACAGCCCCTCGCTGGGCAGCGAGTATTTCATTCGCCTAGAGGAGGCCACGCCCGCCGCCGGCCACGACCCCGACTGCGCCGGCTGCGCCCCCAGTTCACCTGCCATCGCAGACCAGGACGAGGACTCTGACGGCAGCACCGCTGCCTCGCTGGCCATGGAGCCGCTGCTGGGCCACGGGCCACCCGCCGACGTCCCCTGGGGCCGCGGCGACCTCTACCCTCGCGGAAGCTTGGTGCGGGACCAGCTCTGCCCCTCACGCTCGCCCTCGCCCTCGCCCTCTGCGGGGCCCCTGAGGCTGGCGGAGGGCAGAGCCAAGGATGCAGACTGGGGCGTGGCCGCCTTCTGTTCGCCCTTCTTTGAGGACCCACTGGGCACATCCCCCTTGGGAAGCTCAGGGGCGCCGCCGCTGCCGCTGACTGGcgaggaggagctggaggaggtgGGAGCGCGGACGGCCGCCCAGCGTGGACACTGGCGCTCCAACGTATCTGCCAATAACAACAGCGGCAGCCGCTGTCCAGAGTCCTGGGACCCCAGCTCTGTGGGCTACCACGCTGATGGCTGCTGCAGTCCGAAGCAGCCCCCGCGGGCCTCCCCTGAGCCGGCATACCCCGGGGAGTCTCTGCTTGGGCTGCAGGCAGCCTCCTCTGCCCAGGAGCCAGGCTGCTGTCCCGGCCTCCCCCATCTATGccctgcccagggcctggcacctgCCCCCTGCCTGGTCACACCCTCCTGGACAGAGGCACCTGGTAGTGGGGGTGACCACCTGCAGGCAGAGCCCAAGCTTGCCACGGAGGCTGAGGGCACTGCCGGACCCTGCTTGTCCCTTCCTTCTgtcccctccccatcccaggaGGGAGCCCCACTTCCCTCAGAGGAGGCCAGTGCCCCCGATGCCCCTGGCGCCCTGCCTGACTCGCCCACGCCTGCTGCTGGTGGCGAGGTGTCTGCCACCAAGCCGGCTTCCACCCTGAATGGTGGTGGCAGCTCCCCTGAGGTGGAGGCACCCAGCAGTGAGGATGAGGACACAGCTGAGGCCACCTCAGGCATCTTCACTGACACGTCCAGTGACGGCCTGCAGGCCGAGAGGCTGGATGTGGTGCCAGCCTTCCGCTCTCTGCAGAAGCAGGTGGGGACTCCTGACTCCGTGGACTCCCTGGACATCCCGTCCTCAGCCAGTGATGGTGGCTATGAGGTCTTCAGCCCGTCGGCCGCTGGCCCCTCTGGAGGGCAGCCCCGAGCACTGGACAGTGGCTATGACACGGAGAACTATGAGTCCCCCGAGTTTGTGCTCAAGGAGTCACAGGAAGGGTGCGAGCCCCAGGCCTTTGGGGAGCTGACCTCAGAGGGAGAGGGCCCCGGGCCCGAGATACGGCTCTCTGCCTCCCTCAGTGGCCTCAACGAGAAGAACCCCTACCGAGACTCTGCGTACTTCTCAGACCTGGAGACTGAGGCCGAGCCCACCTCGGGCCCAGAGAAGTGTGGCGGGGACCAAGGTCCTGGGCCAGAGCTGGGCCTGCCGAGCACTGGGCAGCCATCTGCACAGGCCTCCCTCAGGCCTGGGGTTCCTGGGGAGGCACAAGGCTCTGGCCCCGGGGAGGTGCTGCCCCCACCGCTGCGGCTTGAAGGGTCCTCCCCAGACCCCAGCACCTGCCCCTCAGGCCTGGTCCCAGAGCCTCCAGAGCCCCAAGGCCCAGCCGAGGTGCcgcctgggcccagccccagctGCTCGCAGTTTTTCCTGCTGACCCCGGTTCCGCTGAGCTCAGAAGGCAACAGCTCTGAGCTCCAGGGGCCCACAGGACTGTTGTCAGGGCTGACTCCACAAAAGCGGATGGCGGGCCCAGGCACCCCCCGAGCCCCACTCCGCCTGGCTCTGCCTGGCCTCCCTGCGGCCTTGGAGGGCCGGccggacgaggaggaggaggacagtgAGGACAGCGACGAGTCTGACGAGGAGCTCCGCTGCTACAGCGTCCAGGAGCCTAGCGAGGACAGCGAGGAGGAGGCGCCGGCGGTGCCCGTGGTGGTGGCTGAGAGCCAGAGCGCGCGCAACCTGCGCAGCCTGCTCAAGATGCCCAGCCTGCTGTCCGAGGCCTTCTGCGAGGACCTGGAACGCAAGAAGAAGGCCGTGTCCTTCTTCGACGACGTCACCGTCTACCTCTTCGACCAG GAAAGCCCCACCCGGGAGCTCGGGGAGCCCTTCCCGGGTGCTAAGGAGTCGCCCCCCACGTTCCTTATGGGGAGCCCCAGCTCTCCCAGCGCCCCCAGCCCGCCGCGGCAGGCTGATGGCTCCCCAGATGGCTCCACTGCGAAAGAGG GTGGCGGGTTTGCGTGGGACGACGACTTCCCGCTGATGCAGGCCAAGGCAGCCTTCGCCATGGCCCTGGACCCGGCCGCACCCGCCCCAGCTGCGCCCACGCCTGCTCCCTTCTCGCGCTTCACGGTGTCGCCCGCTTCCACATCCCGCTTCTCCATCACGCACGTGTCTGATTCAGACGCTGAGTCCGTGAGAG GCCCTGCAGCAGGTGCCGGGGGTGAGAGTAAAGAGGCTTGA
- the AATK gene encoding serine/threonine-protein kinase LMTK1 isoform X8, producing MLACLCCKKGGIGFKEFENAEGDEYAADLAQGSPATAAQNGPDVYVLPLTEVSLPMAKQPGRSVQLLKSTDLGRHSLLYLKEIGHGWFGKVFLGEVNSGVSSAQVVVKELQASASVQEQMQFLEEVQPYRALKHSNLLQCLAQCAEVTPYLLVMEFCPLGDLKGYLRSCRVAESMAPDPLTLQRMACEVACGVLHLHRNNYVHSDLALRNCLLTADLTVKIGDYGLAHCKYREDYFVTADQLWVPLRWIAPELVDEVHSNLLVVDQTKSGNVWYEVMQFCWLQPEQRPTAEEVHLLLSYLCAKGATEAEEEFERRWRSLRPGGGGVGPGPGAAGPTLGGVVELAAASSFPLLEQFAGDGFHADGDDVLTVTETSRGLNFEYKWEAGRGAEAFPATLSPDRPARLQELCAPDGAPPGVVPVLSAHSPSLGSEYFIRLEEATPAAGHDPDCAGCAPSSPAIADQDEDSDGSTAASLAMEPLLGHGPPADVPWGRGDLYPRGSLVRDQLCPSRSPSPSPSAGPLRLAEGRAKDADWGVAAFCSPFFEDPLGTSPLGSSGAPPLPLTGEEELEEVGARTAAQRGHWRSNVSANNNSGSRCPESWDPSSVGYHADGCCSPKQPPRASPEPAYPGESLLGLQAASSAQEPGCCPGLPHLCPAQGLAPAPCLVTPSWTEAPGSGGDHLQAEPKLATEAEGTAGPCLSLPSVPSPSQEGAPLPSEEASAPDAPGALPDSPTPAAGGEVSATKPASTLNGGGSSPEVEAPSSEDEDTAEATSGIFTDTSSDGLQAERLDVVPAFRSLQKQVGTPDSVDSLDIPSSASDGGYEVFSPSAAGPSGGQPRALDSGYDTENYESPEFVLKESQEGCEPQAFGELTSEGEGPGPEIRLSASLSGLNEKNPYRDSAYFSDLETEAEPTSGPEKCGGDQGPGPELGLPSTGQPSAQASLRPGVPGEAQGSGPGEVLPPPLRLEGSSPDPSTCPSGLVPEPPEPQGPAEVPPGPSPSCSQFFLLTPVPLSSEGNSSELQGPTGLLSGLTPQKRMAGPGTPRAPLRLALPGLPAALEGRPDEEEEDSEDSDESDEELRCYSVQEPSEDSEEEAPAVPVVVAESQSARNLRSLLKMPSLLSEAFCEDLERKKKAVSFFDDVTVYLFDQESPTRELGEPFPGAKESPPTFLMGSPSSPSAPSPPRQADGSPDGSTAKEGGGFAWDDDFPLMQAKAAFAMALDPAAPAPAAPTPAPFSRFTVSPASTSRFSITHVSDSDAESVRGPAAGAGGESKEA from the exons TGCAGCTCCTCAAGTCCACGGACCTGGGCCGGCACAGCCTCCTATACCTGAAGGAAATCGGCCATGGCTGGTTCGGGAAG GTGTTCCTGGGGGAGGTGAACTCTGGCGTCAGCAGTGCCCAGGTGGTGGTGAAGGAGCTGCAGGCCAGCGCCAGCGTGCAGGAGCAGATGCAGTTCCTGGAGGAGGTGCAGCCCTACAG GGCCCTGAAGCACAGCAACCTGCTCCAGTGCCTGGCCCAGTGTGCCGAGGTGACGCCCTACCTGCTGGTGATGGAGTTCTGCCCGCTG GGGGACCTCAAGGGCTACCTGCGGAGCTGCCGGGTGGCGGAGTCCATGGCGCCCGACCCCCTGACCCTGCAGCGTATGGCCTGTGAGGTGGCCTGCGGCGTCCTGCACCTGCATCGGAACAACTACGTGCACAG CGACCTGGCTCTGCGGAACTGCCTACTCACGGCCGACCTGACGGTGAAGATCGGTGACTACggcctggctcactgcaagtacAGA GAAGACTACTTCGTGACCGCCGACCAGCTGTGGGTGCCTCTGCGCTGGATCGCACCGGAGCTGGTGGACGAGGTGCACAGCAACCTGCTTGTTGTGGACCAGACCAAGAGCGGGAATGTGTG GTACGAGGTGATGCAGTTCTGCTGGCTGCAGCCGGAGCAGCGGCCCACAGCTGAGGAGGTGCACCTGCTGCTGTCCTACCTGTGTGCCAAGGGCGCCACCGAAGCAGAGGAGGAGTTTGAGCGGCGCTGGCGCTCTCTGCGGCCCGGCGGGGGCGGCGTGGGTCCTGGGCCGGGTGCGGCGGGGCCCACGCTGGGCGGGGTGGTGGAGCTCGCCGCCGCCTCGTCCTTCCCGCTGCTGGAGCAGTTCGCGGGCGACGGCTTCCACGCGGATGGCGACGACGTGCTGACGGTGACCGAGACCAGCCGAGGCCTCAACTTTGAGTACAAGTGGGAGGCGGGCCGCGGCGCGGAGGCCTTCCCCGCCACGCTCAGTCCGGACCGCCCCGCGCGCCTGCAGGAGCTGTGTGCCCCCGACGGCGCGCCCCCCGGCGTGGTTCCGGTGCTCAGCGCGCACAGCCCCTCGCTGGGCAGCGAGTATTTCATTCGCCTAGAGGAGGCCACGCCCGCCGCCGGCCACGACCCCGACTGCGCCGGCTGCGCCCCCAGTTCACCTGCCATCGCAGACCAGGACGAGGACTCTGACGGCAGCACCGCTGCCTCGCTGGCCATGGAGCCGCTGCTGGGCCACGGGCCACCCGCCGACGTCCCCTGGGGCCGCGGCGACCTCTACCCTCGCGGAAGCTTGGTGCGGGACCAGCTCTGCCCCTCACGCTCGCCCTCGCCCTCGCCCTCTGCGGGGCCCCTGAGGCTGGCGGAGGGCAGAGCCAAGGATGCAGACTGGGGCGTGGCCGCCTTCTGTTCGCCCTTCTTTGAGGACCCACTGGGCACATCCCCCTTGGGAAGCTCAGGGGCGCCGCCGCTGCCGCTGACTGGcgaggaggagctggaggaggtgGGAGCGCGGACGGCCGCCCAGCGTGGACACTGGCGCTCCAACGTATCTGCCAATAACAACAGCGGCAGCCGCTGTCCAGAGTCCTGGGACCCCAGCTCTGTGGGCTACCACGCTGATGGCTGCTGCAGTCCGAAGCAGCCCCCGCGGGCCTCCCCTGAGCCGGCATACCCCGGGGAGTCTCTGCTTGGGCTGCAGGCAGCCTCCTCTGCCCAGGAGCCAGGCTGCTGTCCCGGCCTCCCCCATCTATGccctgcccagggcctggcacctgCCCCCTGCCTGGTCACACCCTCCTGGACAGAGGCACCTGGTAGTGGGGGTGACCACCTGCAGGCAGAGCCCAAGCTTGCCACGGAGGCTGAGGGCACTGCCGGACCCTGCTTGTCCCTTCCTTCTgtcccctccccatcccaggaGGGAGCCCCACTTCCCTCAGAGGAGGCCAGTGCCCCCGATGCCCCTGGCGCCCTGCCTGACTCGCCCACGCCTGCTGCTGGTGGCGAGGTGTCTGCCACCAAGCCGGCTTCCACCCTGAATGGTGGTGGCAGCTCCCCTGAGGTGGAGGCACCCAGCAGTGAGGATGAGGACACAGCTGAGGCCACCTCAGGCATCTTCACTGACACGTCCAGTGACGGCCTGCAGGCCGAGAGGCTGGATGTGGTGCCAGCCTTCCGCTCTCTGCAGAAGCAGGTGGGGACTCCTGACTCCGTGGACTCCCTGGACATCCCGTCCTCAGCCAGTGATGGTGGCTATGAGGTCTTCAGCCCGTCGGCCGCTGGCCCCTCTGGAGGGCAGCCCCGAGCACTGGACAGTGGCTATGACACGGAGAACTATGAGTCCCCCGAGTTTGTGCTCAAGGAGTCACAGGAAGGGTGCGAGCCCCAGGCCTTTGGGGAGCTGACCTCAGAGGGAGAGGGCCCCGGGCCCGAGATACGGCTCTCTGCCTCCCTCAGTGGCCTCAACGAGAAGAACCCCTACCGAGACTCTGCGTACTTCTCAGACCTGGAGACTGAGGCCGAGCCCACCTCGGGCCCAGAGAAGTGTGGCGGGGACCAAGGTCCTGGGCCAGAGCTGGGCCTGCCGAGCACTGGGCAGCCATCTGCACAGGCCTCCCTCAGGCCTGGGGTTCCTGGGGAGGCACAAGGCTCTGGCCCCGGGGAGGTGCTGCCCCCACCGCTGCGGCTTGAAGGGTCCTCCCCAGACCCCAGCACCTGCCCCTCAGGCCTGGTCCCAGAGCCTCCAGAGCCCCAAGGCCCAGCCGAGGTGCcgcctgggcccagccccagctGCTCGCAGTTTTTCCTGCTGACCCCGGTTCCGCTGAGCTCAGAAGGCAACAGCTCTGAGCTCCAGGGGCCCACAGGACTGTTGTCAGGGCTGACTCCACAAAAGCGGATGGCGGGCCCAGGCACCCCCCGAGCCCCACTCCGCCTGGCTCTGCCTGGCCTCCCTGCGGCCTTGGAGGGCCGGccggacgaggaggaggaggacagtgAGGACAGCGACGAGTCTGACGAGGAGCTCCGCTGCTACAGCGTCCAGGAGCCTAGCGAGGACAGCGAGGAGGAGGCGCCGGCGGTGCCCGTGGTGGTGGCTGAGAGCCAGAGCGCGCGCAACCTGCGCAGCCTGCTCAAGATGCCCAGCCTGCTGTCCGAGGCCTTCTGCGAGGACCTGGAACGCAAGAAGAAGGCCGTGTCCTTCTTCGACGACGTCACCGTCTACCTCTTCGACCAG GAAAGCCCCACCCGGGAGCTCGGGGAGCCCTTCCCGGGTGCTAAGGAGTCGCCCCCCACGTTCCTTATGGGGAGCCCCAGCTCTCCCAGCGCCCCCAGCCCGCCGCGGCAGGCTGATGGCTCCCCAGATGGCTCCACTGCGAAAGAGG GTGGCGGGTTTGCGTGGGACGACGACTTCCCGCTGATGCAGGCCAAGGCAGCCTTCGCCATGGCCCTGGACCCGGCCGCACCCGCCCCAGCTGCGCCCACGCCTGCTCCCTTCTCGCGCTTCACGGTGTCGCCCGCTTCCACATCCCGCTTCTCCATCACGCACGTGTCTGATTCAGACGCTGAGTCCGTGAGAG GCCCTGCAGCAGGTGCCGGGGGTGAGAGTAAAGAGGCTTGA